From Streptomyces sp. 6-11-2, one genomic window encodes:
- a CDS encoding HtaA domain-containing protein, whose protein sequence is MPARLRALVTASFTALAVLAAALSAVLLPATAAHAESRTVQGGRLDWGIKSSFQSYVTGPVAKGSFFLTGGAATVGGSTFRFHSANGSYDGTTGAFRAAFSGGVRFVGHQAANGGYQLDLTLSRPTVSINGSVGTLYLDVVSKAKDTGRVTTSAQVPFATLSLGGIDMRGGGDAVVLNNLPATLTTQGARSFAGYYTAGTPLDPVSLAADVRPAAKAAAPSPTPTASASKSAQEQKTSHRTLVNGAVDWGVRRTFREYVTGDIARGKWTLTGGAQDGGALFRFTSGRGTYDKGALDATFKGAVRFTGAHGLDLELSAVCVTVAQGTGTLYADVTSDRLTGKKVPLVTFAAKDLTARDGLAKVTEAPAELTARGVKAFGGMYPAGTAMDPVSLAVALTGTAKLPALPDLGSAVTETASPAPTTAAPAPSAEPVAATGDDGTPVLPVALGAGGALVVALGGAALYRRRNRTASAAPAEGFATAANSSAVAAGSGSEVDSVSDPGSDSASGAGSGAGEERSAGS, encoded by the coding sequence ATGCCCGCGCGTCTTCGCGCTCTGGTCACCGCGTCGTTCACGGCTCTCGCCGTGCTCGCCGCGGCGCTGTCGGCGGTCCTGCTGCCGGCCACCGCCGCGCACGCCGAGAGCCGTACCGTCCAGGGCGGCCGACTGGACTGGGGCATCAAGTCCTCCTTCCAGAGCTATGTCACCGGGCCCGTGGCCAAGGGGAGTTTCTTCCTGACCGGCGGTGCCGCGACCGTCGGCGGCAGCACCTTCCGCTTCCACTCGGCGAACGGCTCCTACGACGGCACCACGGGCGCGTTCCGCGCGGCGTTCTCCGGCGGGGTCCGCTTCGTCGGACATCAGGCGGCGAACGGCGGGTACCAGCTGGACCTCACGCTCAGCCGTCCCACCGTGAGCATCAACGGCTCCGTCGGCACCCTCTACCTGGACGTCGTCAGCAAGGCGAAGGACACCGGGAGGGTCACGACCTCCGCGCAGGTGCCCTTCGCCACCCTCTCCCTCGGCGGCATCGACATGAGGGGCGGCGGCGACGCCGTCGTCCTCAACAACCTGCCCGCCACCCTCACCACCCAGGGCGCCCGGTCCTTCGCCGGCTACTACACGGCCGGGACCCCGCTGGACCCGGTGAGCCTCGCGGCGGACGTACGCCCGGCCGCGAAGGCGGCGGCTCCGTCGCCCACGCCCACCGCGTCCGCGTCCAAGTCCGCGCAGGAGCAGAAGACTTCGCACCGGACGCTCGTGAACGGCGCCGTCGACTGGGGTGTGCGCCGCACCTTCCGCGAGTACGTCACCGGCGACATCGCCCGCGGCAAGTGGACCCTGACCGGCGGGGCCCAGGACGGCGGCGCCCTCTTCCGCTTCACCTCCGGCCGGGGCACGTACGACAAGGGCGCCCTTGACGCCACCTTCAAGGGCGCCGTGCGCTTCACCGGCGCGCACGGTCTGGACCTGGAACTGAGCGCCGTTTGCGTCACCGTCGCCCAGGGCACGGGCACGCTCTACGCCGATGTGACGAGCGACCGCCTGACCGGCAAGAAGGTCCCCCTGGTCACCTTCGCGGCCAAGGACCTGACCGCCCGCGACGGCCTGGCGAAGGTGACCGAGGCACCGGCCGAGCTGACCGCACGTGGCGTCAAGGCGTTCGGCGGGATGTACCCGGCGGGCACCGCGATGGACCCGGTGTCCCTGGCCGTCGCCCTCACCGGCACCGCCAAGCTGCCCGCCCTGCCCGACCTGGGCAGCGCGGTCACCGAGACCGCCTCGCCCGCACCCACGACGGCCGCCCCCGCCCCCTCGGCCGAGCCGGTCGCGGCCACCGGCGACGACGGCACCCCGGTCCTGCCGGTCGCGCTCGGCGCGGGAGGCGCGCTGGTGGTGGCACTCGGCGGGGCGGCGCTCTACCGCCGCAGGAACCGTACGGCGTCCGCCGCGCCCGCCGAGGGTTTCGCTACGGCGGCGAACTCCAGTGCCGTGGCCGCCGGTTCCGGTTCCGAGGTCGACTCCGTCTCCGACCCCGGTTCCGACTCCGCCTCCGGTGCCGGCTCCGGTGCCGGCGAGGAGCGGTCCGCCGGGTCGTGA
- a CDS encoding HtaA domain-containing protein, with protein MSATATRARRRPVMFAAAVATATALGAAALATAPGAAAASVPLTGYELSWGIKESYRNYVTGPYTKGTFTVTDGASQADGNGVFTFTGGQGTYDSTHHTLHLAFKGTLVAESPVHGFKRVLSDFQYDSATGVLTADLTADDGPTQQDVPFAKVAAPTGSDMSGLATTLTTEAGTFLGSPSYAGAAGDPLSVVKEQGTTSPSPSPSESDTTSPEPTSSTEPTSSPTSSASPSESETGNPSSPKPGDSASQSAKPTASASPSASTAPAPSKGDIADGRLTWGVKESFRGYVVGPVARGLIRASDGASQASGNGTFTFADATGTYDTEAGTLSAAFKGSVNFKGHQGEGGGYGLDLTLDNVRAALDGGSGKLTADVTSLGEKSPNVVLADLKGASTKLTAKNDVITVNDVTATLTEAGAKAFGGFYDKGAALDPVNLSVALTAGAELPSGNGTSGGGSGTGGAGTSGGTGGIGGTGSTTGGTGSTTGGIGGSMAATGSNVPVGALGAAAAATVAAGAGVFYALRRRRDTQA; from the coding sequence ATGTCCGCCACCGCCACCCGCGCCCGCAGACGGCCGGTGATGTTCGCCGCCGCCGTGGCCACGGCCACCGCGCTGGGCGCCGCCGCCCTGGCCACGGCCCCCGGTGCCGCCGCGGCCTCCGTGCCCCTGACCGGCTACGAACTGAGCTGGGGCATCAAGGAGTCGTACCGCAACTACGTCACCGGCCCCTACACCAAGGGCACGTTCACCGTCACCGACGGCGCCTCCCAGGCGGACGGCAACGGCGTCTTCACCTTCACCGGCGGCCAGGGCACCTACGACAGCACCCACCACACGCTGCACCTGGCCTTCAAGGGCACCCTCGTCGCCGAGTCGCCGGTGCACGGGTTCAAGCGGGTGCTCAGCGACTTCCAGTACGACAGCGCCACAGGTGTCCTCACCGCCGACCTGACCGCCGACGACGGACCGACCCAGCAGGACGTGCCGTTCGCCAAGGTCGCGGCCCCGACCGGCTCGGACATGAGCGGCCTGGCCACCACCCTCACCACCGAGGCCGGCACCTTCCTCGGCAGCCCCTCCTACGCGGGCGCGGCAGGCGACCCGCTGTCGGTGGTGAAGGAGCAGGGCACGACGTCCCCGAGCCCGTCGCCCAGCGAGTCGGACACCACCTCGCCCGAGCCGACGTCCTCGACCGAGCCGACGTCCTCGCCCACCTCGTCGGCTTCGCCGAGCGAGTCGGAGACCGGCAACCCGTCGTCTCCGAAGCCCGGTGACTCGGCCTCCCAGAGCGCCAAGCCCACGGCGTCCGCCTCCCCGTCCGCCTCCACCGCTCCCGCCCCCTCCAAGGGCGACATTGCGGACGGCAGGCTGACCTGGGGTGTGAAGGAGTCCTTCCGCGGCTACGTCGTCGGCCCGGTGGCCAGGGGCCTGATCAGGGCGTCGGACGGCGCCTCGCAGGCGTCCGGCAACGGCACCTTCACCTTCGCCGACGCCACCGGCACCTACGACACCGAGGCCGGCACCCTCTCCGCCGCGTTCAAGGGCTCGGTGAACTTCAAGGGCCACCAGGGCGAGGGCGGCGGCTACGGGCTCGACCTCACCCTCGACAATGTCCGGGCCGCTCTCGACGGCGGGTCCGGCAAGCTGACCGCCGATGTCACCAGCCTCGGCGAGAAGTCGCCGAACGTGGTCCTGGCCGACCTGAAGGGCGCCTCCACCAAGCTCACCGCCAAGAACGACGTCATCACCGTGAACGACGTGACGGCGACGCTGACCGAGGCCGGTGCCAAGGCGTTCGGAGGCTTCTACGACAAGGGCGCCGCGCTCGACCCGGTGAATCTGTCCGTCGCCCTCACGGCGGGCGCCGAACTCCCCTCCGGCAACGGCACGTCGGGCGGCGGCTCCGGCACGGGCGGCGCCGGCACCTCCGGCGGCACGGGCGGCATCGGCGGTACCGGCTCGACGACCGGCGGCACCGGCTCCACCACCGGCGGCATCGGCGGCAGCATGGCCGCCACCGGCTCGAACGTCCCGGTCGGCGCCCTGGGCGCGGCCGCCGCGGCGACCGTGGCGGCGGGTGCGGGCGTGTTCTACGCCCTGCGCAGGCGGCGTGACACGCAGGCCTGA
- a CDS encoding PhzF family phenazine biosynthesis protein translates to MTDYDVLRVFCGPRGGYGNELGVVRDGSRVPDRDDRQELAAKLGFSETVFVDDPERGVIDIFTPTLRLPFAGHPCVGVAWLLDVPELVTPAGTVGTRLDGEFTWIEARPEWAPPRTLRQYATAAEVDDLPVPPPGEWIYAWSWEDEAAGRIRARAFPGRDDGIEEDEATGAAALLLTAHLGRALNITQGAGSQLLTAPQPGGWVEVGGRVVLER, encoded by the coding sequence GTGACTGATTACGACGTGCTCCGCGTCTTCTGCGGGCCGCGCGGCGGCTACGGCAACGAACTCGGTGTCGTCCGCGACGGCTCGCGCGTTCCCGACCGGGACGACCGCCAGGAACTGGCCGCCAAACTCGGCTTCAGCGAGACGGTGTTCGTCGACGACCCCGAGCGCGGCGTCATCGACATCTTCACCCCCACCCTGCGCCTGCCGTTCGCGGGCCACCCCTGCGTGGGGGTGGCCTGGCTCCTGGACGTGCCGGAACTGGTCACCCCCGCCGGGACCGTGGGCACCCGCCTGGACGGCGAGTTCACCTGGATCGAGGCACGCCCCGAGTGGGCCCCGCCGCGCACCCTGCGCCAGTACGCCACCGCCGCCGAGGTCGACGACCTGCCCGTACCGCCACCGGGCGAGTGGATCTACGCCTGGTCCTGGGAGGACGAGGCCGCCGGCCGCATCCGAGCCCGCGCCTTCCCGGGCCGCGACGACGGCATCGAGGAGGACGAGGCGACAGGCGCGGCCGCCCTGCTGCTCACGGCCCACCTGGGCCGAGCCCTCAACATCACCCAGGGCGCGGGCTCCCAACTCCTCACGGCCCCCCAACCGGGCGGCTGGGTGGAGGTCGGGGGCCGCGTGGTCCTGGAACGCTGA
- a CDS encoding heme oxygenase (biliverdin-producing) translates to MDSFSTLIRTASHEQHTEAETSTFMSDLLGGRLGVDAYARYTEQLWFVYKALEDGAGRLASDPVAGPFVRPELFRLAALERDLTHLRGASWRSGLNALPATEAYAARVRECAERWPAGYIAHHYTRYLGDLSGGQIIRDKAEKTWGFTKKGDGVRFYVFEEIPNPAAFKRGYRELLDTVDADDLEKQRIVTECKRAFTLNTAVFHALGEEFPLSA, encoded by the coding sequence ATGGATTCCTTCTCGACACTCATCCGCACCGCCTCCCACGAGCAGCACACGGAGGCGGAGACCTCGACCTTCATGAGTGATCTGCTCGGCGGCCGGCTCGGCGTGGATGCGTACGCGCGGTACACCGAACAGCTCTGGTTCGTGTACAAGGCACTGGAGGACGGGGCCGGACGGCTGGCGTCGGATCCGGTGGCGGGCCCGTTCGTCCGGCCCGAGCTGTTCCGGCTGGCCGCGCTGGAGCGGGACCTGACGCATCTGCGCGGTGCCTCCTGGCGCTCGGGGCTGAACGCGCTGCCCGCCACCGAGGCGTACGCGGCACGGGTGCGCGAGTGCGCCGAGCGGTGGCCGGCCGGCTACATCGCCCACCACTACACCCGTTACCTCGGCGACCTCTCCGGCGGCCAGATCATCCGGGACAAGGCGGAGAAGACGTGGGGCTTCACGAAGAAGGGTGACGGCGTCCGCTTCTACGTCTTCGAGGAGATCCCCAACCCGGCCGCCTTCAAGCGTGGTTACCGCGAACTCCTGGACACCGTCGACGCCGACGACCTGGAGAAGCAGCGCATCGTGACCGAGTGCAAGCGGGCGTTCACCCTGAACACGGCGGTCTTCCACGCGCTGGGCGAGGAGTTCCCGCTGTCGGCGTGA
- the map gene encoding type I methionyl aminopeptidase, with amino-acid sequence MSGQSLLVPGELSPPRSVPGNIRRPEYVGRPAPKPYAGPEVQTPETVEAMRIAGRIAAQAMEEAARHIAPGVTTDELDRVAHEFMCDHGAYPSTLGYRGFPKSLCASVNEVICHGIPDSTVLRDGDIVNLDVTAYIGGVHGDNNATYLVGDVDEESRLLVERTREALNRAIKAVRPGRQINIIGRVIESYAKRFGYGVVRDFTGHGINTSFHSGLIVPHYDSPHATTLIQPGMTFTIEPMLTLGTYEYDVWDDGWTVVTKDRRRTAQFEHTLVVTETGAEILTLP; translated from the coding sequence ATGTCTGGCCAGTCGTTGCTCGTCCCCGGGGAGCTGTCCCCGCCCCGTTCCGTGCCCGGAAACATCCGCCGCCCCGAGTACGTCGGCAGGCCGGCGCCGAAGCCGTACGCCGGGCCGGAGGTGCAGACGCCGGAGACCGTCGAGGCGATGCGGATCGCCGGGCGGATCGCCGCGCAGGCGATGGAAGAGGCGGCCCGGCACATCGCGCCCGGCGTCACCACGGACGAACTGGACCGGGTGGCACACGAGTTCATGTGCGACCACGGAGCCTATCCCTCCACGCTCGGCTACCGCGGCTTCCCCAAGTCGTTGTGCGCCTCGGTCAACGAGGTCATCTGCCACGGCATCCCGGACTCGACCGTGCTGCGGGACGGCGACATCGTCAACCTGGACGTGACGGCGTACATCGGCGGAGTGCACGGGGACAACAACGCGACGTACCTCGTGGGTGACGTGGACGAGGAGAGCCGCCTGCTGGTGGAGCGCACCCGCGAGGCCCTCAACCGCGCGATCAAGGCGGTCCGCCCCGGACGGCAGATCAACATCATCGGCCGGGTCATCGAGTCGTACGCCAAGCGGTTCGGCTACGGCGTGGTCCGGGACTTCACCGGTCACGGCATCAACACCTCGTTCCACTCCGGGCTGATCGTCCCGCACTACGACAGCCCGCACGCCACGACGCTCATCCAGCCCGGGATGACCTTCACGATCGAGCCGATGCTGACGCTGGGCACGTACGAGTACGACGTCTGGGACGACGGCTGGACGGTCGTCACCAAGGACCGCAGGCGCACCGCCCAGTTCGAGCACACGCTGGTGGTGACGGAGACGGGGGCGGAGATCCTGACGCTGCCGTAG
- a CDS encoding MFS transporter, producing the protein MTDDSPAPAPEIPGASGGSGLRAVLPDLAPWKASRDFRRLWVSGLITNFGSFLTFVALPVQLKELTGSAAAVGALGAVELVPLIVFGLYGGALADALDKRRLILWTEVGQGLLSAALLAGALLPHPAVWPLYVIAALCAALTSVQRPALDSLWPRIVAHEHLTAATALNSLRWTVGGVAGPAAAGVVVAYAGLSWAYAADVLTFAVSVVLVVRIAAQPATHEAAKPSLRAIAEGARYAWGRKELLGTYVVDLAAMFLAMPLAVLPFLADELDARWALGLMYAAVPLGSLLVSLTSGWTSGVHRHGRMVVLAALLWGLAVAAAGAVGNVWLVLLFLTVAGGCDMVSGVFRGAMWNQTIPDALRGRLAGIELLSYSAGPQLGQVRSGSFAAWWGVRASVWSGGLLCAGAVGLLALCLPGLMRYDARTNEHAVRLREDRAAAAVRAAA; encoded by the coding sequence GTGACCGACGACTCCCCCGCCCCTGCCCCCGAAATCCCCGGCGCTTCCGGTGGCTCCGGCCTGCGGGCCGTGCTCCCCGACCTCGCCCCCTGGAAGGCCTCGCGCGACTTCCGGCGGCTGTGGGTGTCGGGCCTGATCACGAACTTCGGCAGTTTCCTGACCTTCGTCGCGCTGCCGGTGCAGCTGAAGGAGCTGACCGGTTCGGCCGCGGCGGTGGGCGCGCTCGGAGCCGTGGAGCTGGTCCCGCTGATCGTGTTCGGGCTGTACGGCGGGGCGCTCGCGGACGCGCTGGACAAGCGCCGGCTGATCCTGTGGACCGAGGTCGGGCAGGGGCTGCTCAGCGCGGCGCTGCTGGCCGGAGCGCTGCTGCCGCACCCGGCCGTCTGGCCGCTGTACGTGATCGCCGCCCTCTGTGCCGCCCTGACCTCCGTCCAGCGGCCCGCGCTGGACTCGCTGTGGCCGCGGATCGTGGCCCACGAGCACCTCACGGCGGCGACCGCGCTCAACTCGCTGCGCTGGACGGTCGGCGGGGTGGCGGGCCCGGCCGCGGCGGGCGTGGTGGTCGCGTACGCGGGCCTGTCCTGGGCGTACGCCGCGGACGTGCTGACGTTCGCGGTCTCGGTCGTCCTGGTGGTGCGCATCGCCGCCCAGCCGGCCACCCACGAGGCCGCGAAGCCGTCCCTGCGGGCCATCGCCGAGGGCGCCCGGTACGCCTGGGGCCGCAAGGAGCTCCTGGGAACGTACGTGGTCGATCTGGCCGCGATGTTCCTGGCGATGCCGCTGGCCGTGCTGCCCTTCCTCGCGGACGAGCTGGACGCGCGGTGGGCGCTGGGGTTGATGTACGCCGCCGTGCCGCTCGGCTCGCTGCTGGTGAGCCTGACCAGCGGCTGGACCTCTGGAGTGCACCGGCACGGGCGGATGGTGGTGCTGGCGGCGCTGCTGTGGGGTCTGGCGGTGGCCGCCGCCGGCGCCGTGGGCAATGTGTGGCTGGTGCTGCTGTTCCTGACCGTGGCCGGTGGCTGCGACATGGTCAGCGGGGTGTTCCGGGGCGCCATGTGGAACCAGACGATCCCGGACGCGCTGCGCGGCCGGCTCGCCGGGATCGAGCTGCTGTCCTACTCGGCGGGCCCGCAGCTCGGGCAGGTCCGCTCGGGCTCCTTCGCCGCGTGGTGGGGCGTACGGGCGTCGGTATGGTCGGGCGGGCTGCTGTGCGCGGGCGCGGTGGGGCTGCTGGCGCTGTGCCTGCCGGGGCTGATGCGGTACGACGCCCGGACGAACGAGCACGCGGTGCGGCTGCGCGAGGACCGCGCGGCCGCCGCCGTGCGCGCGGCCGCGTGA
- the npdG gene encoding NADPH-dependent F420 reductase — MTSSDSAHKAPAKDPWDLPDVSGLVVGVLGGTGPQGKGLAYRLARAGQKVIIGSRAAERARAAAEETGYGVEGADNAETARRSDIVIVAVPWEGHGKTLQALREELAGKLVVDCVNPLGFDKKGAYALKPEEGSAAEQAAALLPDSRVTAAFHHLSAVLLQDSGIERIDTDVMVLGEERADVETVQALAGRIPGMRGVFAGRLRNAHQVESLVANLISVNRRYKAHAGLRITDV; from the coding sequence ATGACCTCTAGCGACAGTGCACACAAGGCCCCCGCCAAGGACCCCTGGGACCTCCCCGACGTCTCCGGGCTGGTCGTGGGCGTGCTCGGGGGAACCGGTCCGCAGGGCAAGGGCCTGGCCTACCGGCTCGCCCGCGCCGGGCAGAAGGTGATCATCGGCTCGCGGGCCGCCGAGCGGGCCCGGGCGGCGGCCGAGGAGACCGGGTACGGCGTCGAGGGCGCCGACAACGCCGAGACCGCGCGCCGCAGCGACATCGTGATCGTCGCTGTGCCGTGGGAAGGCCACGGCAAGACCCTCCAGGCCCTGCGGGAGGAACTGGCCGGCAAGCTCGTCGTGGACTGCGTCAACCCGCTCGGCTTCGACAAGAAGGGCGCCTACGCCCTCAAGCCGGAGGAGGGCAGCGCCGCCGAACAGGCCGCGGCCCTGCTGCCGGACTCACGGGTGACGGCGGCCTTCCACCACCTGTCGGCGGTCCTCCTCCAGGACTCCGGGATCGAGCGGATCGACACCGACGTGATGGTCCTCGGCGAGGAACGCGCCGACGTGGAGACCGTCCAGGCGCTGGCCGGCCGCATCCCCGGCATGCGGGGCGTCTTCGCCGGGCGGCTGCGCAACGCCCACCAGGTGGAGTCGCTGGTCGCGAACCTGATCTCGGTCAACCGCCGCTACAAGGCGCACGCGGGACTCCGCATCACGGACGTATGA
- a CDS encoding site-2 protease family protein, with translation MTSVTTRRGDRRVSPVFLGILAVTAVAGWGAWTGFHPIPARPGLSVFLFVTAAWIVSLCLHEYAHARTALHSGDVTVGAKGYLTLNPLKYTHAVLSILLPLLFLVMGGIGLPGGAVFIERGRIRGRWRHSLVSAAGPLTNALFAVVCTAPFWLDALNGVPGEFRFALAFLALLQVTAAILNSLPVPGLDGYGVIEPWLSPGVKRQVQSIAPFGVLLVFALLFLPSVGSAFFDMIHAILRHLGVGYLDQACGWDLYRFWDSPSALCTVSR, from the coding sequence ATGACGTCCGTCACCACCCGCCGCGGCGACCGCCGAGTCAGCCCCGTCTTCCTCGGCATCCTGGCCGTCACCGCGGTCGCGGGCTGGGGCGCCTGGACCGGATTCCACCCGATTCCGGCCCGCCCGGGCCTGTCCGTGTTCCTGTTCGTGACCGCGGCCTGGATCGTCTCGCTGTGCCTGCACGAGTACGCGCACGCGCGCACCGCGCTGCACAGCGGTGACGTCACGGTCGGCGCCAAGGGCTACCTGACGCTGAATCCGCTGAAGTACACACACGCCGTACTGAGCATCCTGCTTCCGCTCCTGTTCCTGGTCATGGGCGGGATCGGACTGCCCGGCGGCGCCGTGTTCATCGAGCGCGGCCGGATCCGGGGCCGCTGGCGGCACAGCCTGGTCTCGGCGGCGGGACCGCTGACGAACGCGCTGTTCGCGGTGGTGTGCACGGCCCCGTTCTGGCTCGACGCGCTGAACGGCGTGCCCGGCGAGTTCCGGTTCGCGCTGGCCTTCCTCGCGCTGCTCCAGGTGACGGCGGCGATCCTGAACTCCCTGCCGGTCCCGGGCCTGGACGGCTACGGAGTGATCGAGCCCTGGCTGTCGCCCGGCGTCAAGCGCCAGGTGCAGTCGATCGCGCCGTTCGGCGTGCTGCTGGTCTTCGCGCTGCTGTTCCTGCCGTCGGTCGGGAGCGCCTTCTTCGACATGATCCACGCGATCCTGCGTCACCTGGGCGTCGGGTACCTGGACCAGGCCTGCGGCTGGGACCTGTACCGCTTCTGGGACAGCCCCAGCGCGCTGTGCACGGTCAGCCGGTGA